A window of Gemmatimonadales bacterium contains these coding sequences:
- a CDS encoding class I SAM-dependent methyltransferase translates to MTQPGTSLDDALAAKIEPFDSFWEAPDDVEAGFNRFATFYRHNYLRYLPADRNSRILVISCGPGYFVSLLKNEGYTRVTGIDSFPEKVEYARKRGLDCRVARAFGFLAASTDAYDAIIAEQELNHLTKDEILRFLALCREKLAEGGTLLVHAINGAHPIVGSESRWGNFDHYNAWTHYSLQQVMEHGGFRDVEVFPLNLYVFYRNPLNYVALLWDAVTRGLFLFSFKMVGKSNKLFSKKIGAVGRKRGRT, encoded by the coding sequence ATGACACAGCCCGGGACCTCCCTGGACGACGCCCTCGCCGCCAAGATCGAGCCGTTCGACTCCTTCTGGGAGGCGCCGGATGACGTCGAGGCGGGATTCAACCGGTTCGCGACTTTCTATCGGCACAATTACCTGCGGTACCTGCCTGCCGATCGCAACTCGCGGATCCTGGTGATCAGTTGCGGGCCGGGCTACTTCGTGAGCTTGCTCAAGAACGAGGGCTATACCCGGGTGACCGGCATTGATTCGTTTCCGGAAAAGGTCGAGTACGCCCGCAAGCGCGGCCTCGATTGCCGCGTGGCGCGTGCCTTCGGCTTTCTTGCGGCGAGTACCGACGCGTACGACGCCATCATTGCCGAGCAGGAGCTGAACCACCTCACGAAGGACGAGATCCTGCGCTTCCTCGCGCTCTGCCGCGAGAAGCTCGCGGAAGGAGGTACGCTCCTGGTGCACGCGATCAATGGCGCGCACCCCATCGTAGGGTCCGAGTCGCGCTGGGGCAACTTCGACCACTACAACGCCTGGACCCACTACAGCCTGCAGCAGGTGATGGAGCACGGCGGCTTTAGGGATGTCGAGGTTTTCCCGCTCAACCTGTACGTCTTCTATCGGAATCCGCTCAACTACGTGGCACTTCTCTGGGATGCCGTGACCCGCGGCCTCTTTCTTTTCAGCTTCAAGATGGTGGGCAAGAGCAACAAACTCTTCAGCAAGAAGATCGGCGCGGTGGGCCGGAAGCGCGGGCGCACCTGA
- a CDS encoding DUF3473 domain-containing protein — translation MTCLPQVDQPRHHVLTVALEDYYQVGTFNRLIQRGHWYRFEARVEHGTRRTLDLLDEFGIQATFFVLGWVAETVPEIVREVVQRGHEIASKGYYHRSIRSLTPGEFREDLSRAGEALRKASGQRILGYRVADGWFRPADLWALDVLADEGYEYDSSIAPILGSFAAEPWRRYVHVHHAGDRLLTEFPISAASVLGCQFPIAGGNYLRQLPDAWLRRAVARWIRTAHAPFVMYFHTWELDPDQPRIQGAPVLARVRQYRNLDCMESRLRHYFARYAFTGIADYLGLATGNRPGNAAAAAACTGAAVARAAVLLPARAAAARKSGAVAVARASGATGKVVPVTVVVPCYNEELILPYLDNTLRSVVRSFADRYELRFVFVDDGSDDGTAAALERIFGGRPGVWIVRHDTNRGVAAAIQTGLRFAETEIVCSIDCDCTYDPHELGRMIPCLADDVAMVTASPYHPAGRVLNVPAWRLILSRNLSRLYRLVLRHQFHTYTSCFRVYRLSAVQPLALRYRGFLGVAEMLGRLDLAGETLVEFPTTLEVRMLGRSKMKVLRTVWGHTRLLSRLALLKWREGGRRPQPATAAAEPGADSGVDPEQAALSHV, via the coding sequence ATGACATGCCTACCGCAAGTTGACCAGCCGCGCCACCACGTTCTGACCGTCGCGCTCGAGGACTACTACCAGGTCGGCACGTTCAATCGCCTGATTCAACGCGGGCACTGGTACCGCTTCGAGGCTCGCGTCGAGCACGGCACCCGCCGCACCCTCGACCTGCTCGACGAGTTCGGCATCCAGGCCACGTTCTTCGTGCTCGGGTGGGTGGCGGAGACTGTGCCGGAGATCGTGCGCGAGGTCGTGCAGCGGGGCCACGAGATCGCGAGCAAGGGATACTACCACCGGAGCATCCGATCGCTCACGCCGGGCGAATTCCGGGAGGACCTGAGCCGCGCGGGCGAAGCGCTTCGGAAGGCGAGCGGCCAGCGGATCCTGGGCTATCGGGTGGCCGATGGCTGGTTTCGCCCGGCCGACCTGTGGGCGCTCGACGTGCTGGCCGACGAGGGATACGAGTACGACTCGAGCATCGCGCCGATTCTGGGCAGCTTCGCGGCGGAGCCGTGGCGCCGGTACGTGCACGTCCACCACGCCGGCGACCGGCTGCTCACGGAGTTTCCGATCTCGGCCGCGAGCGTGCTCGGCTGCCAGTTCCCGATCGCCGGCGGCAATTACCTGCGCCAGCTGCCGGACGCGTGGCTGCGCCGGGCGGTCGCCCGCTGGATTCGCACCGCCCATGCACCGTTCGTGATGTACTTCCACACCTGGGAGCTCGATCCCGATCAACCGCGAATCCAGGGGGCGCCGGTGCTGGCCCGCGTGCGCCAGTACCGGAACCTGGACTGCATGGAGAGCCGGCTACGGCACTACTTCGCGCGGTATGCGTTCACCGGCATCGCAGACTATCTGGGGCTCGCGACGGGCAACCGGCCGGGTAATGCGGCGGCCGCGGCGGCTTGCACGGGAGCGGCGGTGGCACGGGCCGCGGTGCTGCTGCCCGCGCGCGCCGCGGCCGCGCGGAAGAGCGGAGCCGTCGCCGTTGCGCGGGCGAGCGGCGCCACGGGCAAGGTGGTGCCGGTGACCGTCGTGGTGCCCTGCTACAACGAAGAGCTGATCCTGCCGTACCTCGATAACACGTTGCGGAGCGTCGTGCGGTCCTTCGCCGACCGCTACGAGCTGCGCTTCGTCTTCGTGGACGACGGAAGCGACGACGGCACGGCGGCGGCGCTGGAGCGGATCTTCGGCGGCCGGCCCGGGGTATGGATCGTCCGGCACGACACCAATCGCGGGGTGGCCGCCGCGATCCAGACCGGGCTTCGCTTTGCCGAAACCGAGATCGTCTGCTCGATCGACTGCGACTGCACTTACGATCCGCACGAGCTGGGGCGGATGATTCCGTGCCTCGCCGACGACGTCGCGATGGTCACCGCATCCCCATACCATCCCGCCGGACGGGTGCTGAACGTGCCCGCGTGGCGCCTGATCCTCTCGCGGAACCTCTCCCGGCTGTATCGGCTGGTGCTGCGGCACCAGTTCCATACCTACACGAGCTGCTTCCGGGTGTATCGCCTAAGCGCCGTTCAACCGCTCGCGCTCCGCTATCGCGGGTTCCTCGGCGTCGCCGAGATGCTCGGCCGGCTCGATCTGGCGGGCGAGACGCTCGTCGAGTTCCCGACCACGCTCGAGGTGCGCATGCTCGGGCGGTCCAAG
- a CDS encoding glycosyltransferase family 4 protein — MKILIFDYEYPPVGGGGGIVNALIAEELACRHAVTVITSAYDALPRREMRGGVEVVRVPVIGRTDKSVASLPSMLSYPPAAWLAAARLLRGRRFDVINSHFAVPTGPGSLPVARLSRTPHVISIHGGDIYDPSKRISPHRSAALRAVVAAVLRGSDRVVAQSSNTRDNVYRYYRYRGPIDIVPLGIRQPEVAPATRRQLGLPEDEFLAVTVGRLVPRKAIGTLLDALALPGGAQVHLVVLGAGPELGALERHAATRGLSERVRFLGWVDEPRKWQILRVADAYLSATMHEGFGLVYLEAMASGLPVITPNHGGQVDFLRDGETGFLVPPGDAERLAAAIGRLRADPALAARMRETNLALAPAHRIEHCAAAYERLLDATAGAHGARS; from the coding sequence GTGAAGATCCTCATTTTCGACTACGAGTATCCGCCGGTCGGCGGCGGCGGCGGGATCGTCAACGCCCTCATCGCCGAGGAACTGGCCTGCCGTCACGCTGTCACCGTCATCACGTCGGCCTACGACGCGCTGCCGCGGCGCGAGATGCGCGGCGGGGTCGAGGTCGTGCGGGTGCCGGTGATCGGCCGCACCGACAAGTCGGTGGCATCGCTGCCCTCCATGCTGAGCTACCCGCCGGCCGCCTGGCTCGCTGCCGCGCGACTGCTTCGCGGCCGGCGCTTCGACGTCATCAACAGCCATTTCGCGGTGCCGACCGGTCCGGGGTCGCTGCCGGTCGCGCGGCTCTCCCGGACCCCGCACGTAATCTCGATCCACGGCGGCGATATCTACGACCCGTCGAAGCGAATCTCGCCCCATCGCTCGGCGGCGCTTCGCGCTGTGGTCGCGGCCGTGCTGCGCGGCTCGGACCGGGTCGTGGCCCAATCGAGCAACACGCGCGACAACGTCTACCGCTATTACCGCTATCGCGGCCCCATCGACATCGTGCCGCTCGGCATCCGCCAGCCGGAGGTGGCGCCGGCCACACGGCGGCAACTGGGGTTGCCGGAGGACGAATTCCTCGCGGTTACGGTGGGCCGCCTGGTGCCTCGCAAGGCCATCGGCACGCTGCTCGACGCGCTCGCGCTGCCGGGCGGCGCGCAGGTGCACCTGGTGGTCCTGGGAGCCGGACCGGAGCTCGGAGCGCTCGAGCGCCACGCGGCGACGCGCGGCCTCAGCGAGCGGGTGCGATTCCTCGGCTGGGTGGACGAGCCTCGCAAGTGGCAAATCCTGCGGGTGGCCGATGCGTACCTCTCGGCGACTATGCACGAAGGGTTCGGACTGGTCTACCTCGAAGCGATGGCGTCGGGGTTGCCGGTGATCACGCCCAATCACGGGGGTCAGGTGGACTTCCTGCGGGACGGTGAGACGGGCTTCCTGGTTCCTCCAGGGGACGCCGAGCGGTTGGCCGCCGCGATCGGGCGCCTGCGCGCCGATCCCGCGCTCGCCGCGCGGATGCGCGAGACCAATCTCGCCCTCGCGCCGGCGCACCGCATCGAGCACTGCGCCGCGGCCTACGAGCGGCTGCTCGACGCAACCGCAGGCGCGCACGGAGCGCGATCGTAG
- a CDS encoding NAD(P)-dependent oxidoreductase, with protein sequence MHVLITGGTGFIGSRLTERYLAAGHRVTALGQANTPAEAANIARLREAGATVAEVSVTDPAPLAAATAGVDAIIHLAAAQHEMHVPDAHFRAVNVAGTRHVLDAALAGGVSRVVHGSTIGVYGDAAGRITEDTPCRPDNIYGVTKLEGEKLARSYADRLSLVAVRIPEVYGPGDRRLLKLFRAIQGRKFFNVGPGVNLHHPMYVDDLAAALERLAAQSDTRGDVVLLAGPAPISTNDIVSAVAAAVGTAPPGLRVPITPLLALATALELTLRPLGVQPPLHRRRMDFFRKSFSLDTARAAALGISPRVGFRDGARLTAQWYRGAGLL encoded by the coding sequence TTGCACGTCCTGATCACCGGCGGAACCGGCTTCATCGGATCGCGCCTGACCGAACGATACCTCGCCGCCGGCCATCGTGTGACCGCCCTGGGCCAAGCGAACACGCCGGCCGAGGCAGCCAACATCGCCCGCTTGCGCGAGGCCGGGGCCACGGTGGCTGAGGTGTCGGTGACCGACCCGGCGCCCCTCGCCGCCGCGACGGCCGGGGTCGACGCGATCATCCACCTGGCCGCAGCCCAGCACGAGATGCACGTGCCGGATGCCCACTTTCGTGCGGTAAACGTCGCCGGCACCCGGCACGTGCTCGATGCGGCGCTCGCGGGCGGAGTCAGTCGCGTGGTGCACGGCAGCACCATCGGGGTCTACGGCGACGCGGCCGGGCGCATCACCGAGGACACCCCCTGCCGGCCGGACAACATCTACGGCGTCACGAAGCTCGAGGGCGAGAAGCTGGCCCGGTCGTACGCCGACCGGTTGTCGCTCGTCGCGGTGCGCATTCCGGAGGTGTACGGGCCAGGCGACCGCCGCCTGCTCAAGCTGTTCCGCGCCATCCAGGGCCGGAAGTTCTTCAACGTAGGACCCGGCGTCAACCTGCATCATCCCATGTACGTGGACGACCTCGCCGCCGCGCTGGAGCGGCTGGCCGCGCAATCCGATACCCGCGGCGACGTTGTGTTGCTCGCCGGCCCCGCGCCGATTTCCACCAACGACATCGTGTCGGCGGTCGCGGCGGCGGTCGGGACGGCGCCGCCGGGCCTCCGCGTGCCGATTACGCCGCTCTTGGCCCTCGCTACGGCCCTGGAGCTCACGCTTCGGCCCCTCGGCGTTCAGCCGCCGCTACATCGGCGGCGGATGGATTTCTTCCGCAAGAGCTTCAGTCTCGACACCGCTCGCGCCGCGGCGCTCGGTATTTCGCCGCGGGTCGGTTTCCGCGACGGCGCGAGGCTCACGGCGCAATGGTACCGCGGGGCCGGCCTGTTGTAG
- a CDS encoding glycerol-3-phosphate dehydrogenase/oxidase: MERNLGALEEREFDIAVVGGGITGICTAWDAALRGLSVALIERGDFAEETSAHSFRMVHGGIRYLQHADLPRIRESVRERRALLRVAPHLVEPLPIVIPTFGHGMQGKAALGAGFKLYDLCAADRNRGIRDPARRIPPGRLLTRREALALFPDLDRPGLTGAGVFSDGQMYNPPRLALAFLESAVAAGAVVANYVAATGFHLTGKRVDGVEATDVLGGGTLRIRAAVVVNAAGPWAPGLLDGSAGPTLTPGATFSRDTCFVLRRAPRNRHGLAVLGATHDPDALLSRAARHLFLVPWRGYTLLGVWHKVFPDHPDTMTVTRAELDAYLAEVNAASPALQLTPDDVNCFNAGLVLFGDNAPGAKHLSYGHRARVVDHAEADGHAGLITSIGVRWTTARAVAQEVVDLAGRKLGRTLPGSRTAYTRIRGGQVDDIEHFVSAAVARRPAGITDEAARTLARNHGSAMGEVLAHVERDAALGQSVAGTHVIEAEVAHAVRDEMAQRLADVVYRRTDLGTGERPTRAALEQCARILAGELGWTPERSRDEITRAEAAFPVPV; this comes from the coding sequence ATGGAGCGGAATCTCGGCGCGCTGGAGGAGCGGGAGTTCGACATCGCCGTCGTGGGCGGGGGCATCACCGGCATCTGCACGGCGTGGGATGCGGCGCTGCGCGGGCTCTCGGTGGCGCTGATCGAGCGGGGCGACTTCGCCGAGGAAACCTCCGCGCATTCGTTTCGAATGGTCCACGGCGGAATCCGCTACCTGCAGCATGCCGACCTGCCGAGGATTCGCGAGTCGGTGCGCGAGCGGCGCGCGCTGCTCCGGGTGGCGCCGCACCTGGTCGAGCCTTTGCCGATCGTGATTCCCACCTTCGGCCATGGCATGCAGGGCAAGGCGGCGCTCGGCGCCGGATTCAAGCTGTACGATCTGTGCGCGGCCGACCGGAACCGCGGCATCCGCGACCCCGCCCGACGGATCCCGCCGGGGCGGCTCCTCACCCGGCGCGAGGCGCTGGCGCTCTTTCCCGACCTCGACCGGCCCGGGCTCACCGGCGCCGGAGTGTTTTCGGATGGCCAGATGTACAACCCGCCGCGGCTCGCGCTCGCGTTTCTCGAATCGGCGGTGGCGGCCGGCGCGGTCGTGGCCAATTACGTGGCGGCCACCGGCTTTCATCTCACGGGCAAGCGCGTGGACGGAGTCGAGGCGACCGACGTGCTGGGCGGTGGCACACTTCGGATCCGGGCCGCGGTGGTGGTGAACGCCGCCGGACCGTGGGCGCCGGGACTGCTCGACGGGAGCGCCGGTCCGACCCTTACGCCCGGGGCTACGTTCTCCCGGGACACCTGCTTCGTCCTTCGCCGCGCCCCCCGCAACCGCCACGGGCTCGCGGTGCTGGGCGCGACGCACGACCCGGACGCACTCCTGAGCCGCGCCGCACGGCACCTCTTCCTTGTACCGTGGCGCGGCTACACTTTACTCGGCGTCTGGCACAAGGTATTTCCCGATCACCCCGATACGATGACCGTCACCCGAGCGGAGCTCGACGCCTACCTCGCCGAGGTGAACGCGGCATCCCCCGCCCTGCAGCTCACGCCGGATGACGTGAATTGCTTCAATGCGGGCCTGGTTCTGTTCGGCGACAACGCGCCGGGAGCCAAGCATCTGAGTTACGGCCATCGGGCGCGCGTCGTGGACCATGCCGAGGCCGACGGGCACGCGGGACTCATCACCTCGATCGGCGTGCGCTGGACGACGGCGCGCGCCGTGGCCCAGGAGGTGGTGGACCTCGCGGGCCGGAAGCTCGGGCGCACGCTGCCCGGGTCGCGCACTGCTTACACCCGCATCCGTGGCGGCCAGGTGGACGATATCGAGCACTTCGTCAGCGCCGCCGTAGCGCGGCGGCCAGCCGGCATCACGGACGAGGCGGCGCGGACCCTTGCGCGGAATCACGGCTCTGCCATGGGCGAGGTGCTCGCCCATGTGGAGCGCGACGCCGCGCTGGGCCAATCTGTCGCCGGCACCCATGTGATCGAGGCCGAGGTGGCGCACGCGGTACGGGACGAAATGGCCCAGCGCCTCGCTGACGTGGTGTACCGCCGCACCGATCTCGGCACGGGCGAGCGGCCGACCCGCGCCGCGCTGGAGCAGTGCGCGCGGATCCTGGCGGGCGAGCTCGGATGGACGCCCGAGCGGAGCCGCGACGAGATCACCCGCGCCGAGGCCGCCTTTCCGGTCCCCGTGTGA